TGCTAACCTCGCATGTAAACAGTGTGTtgtgagacgtgtgtgtgtggagacgcGAGGGGCCTCTCGCTCAGGTGTTCACCCGGGTTCTGTGCCTCTGACAGGGGGTCACCGAGGTGCTGTGTGAGGCCTGCGAGCAGCTGGGATGGAAGATTCCCACTCCGATCCAGGTGGAGTCGATACCAGTGGCTCTGGAGGGTGAGacaactgtctgtctgtaaatGTGACTGTCTGTTAGtttgtctgactgactgactgtctgtctgtaaatctgactgactgactgttagTGTGTCTGCTAGTCTGAATGTTAGTTTGTCTGTAattctgactgactgactgtctgtaagtctgactgactgtctgttagcttgactgactgactgtctgttagTGTCTGTTAGTCTGACTGTAAGTCttactgtctgtctgactgtctgttagTGTATCTGTtagtctgtctgactgtctgtctgtctgactgactgtctgttagtctgactgactgactgttagCTTGACTGTCTGTAagtctgactgactgtctgttagTTTGTCTGACTTACTGTCTGTTAGTGTATCTGTTAGTCTGACTGCCTGTCTGTTAGTCTGACTGACTGAATTAACGAGACAGTTCAAAGTCCTTCGAGAAGCTCTCGTCTATATCACTTAAAAACACAAGTGTAATgtgatatttgtgtatttgtacactggtgtgtgtatttgatgaCAATGTGGCACAAAAAAACAGAGATGCAACATCTAAAAGAAGCAAACCAAAACAGGATGCCCTTACATGACCTGAAACATAAATCAACACAACAATTCAAGGTGGAAGGCGCAGCTTTAAGAAACCGCGTCCATATATGATAAAGATATGAAGATTGTCCGTGATTCAGTGTCTAACtctcttttatttaataaacaataacaacctCAGTCAACCAAGTTTTAGATCGAGGCCCAGTCTGACTTCCTGAGCTCTGAAATGACCTCCTGGAGTTCAGCTCTCGTCTTGAGGCACAAAGTGTCTGCTCAGAATTCAGGACTCACTCTGTCCGTCTCTCAAACCTCAGGGAAGGACGTGATTGGCCTGGCAGAGACCGGCTCAGGGAAGACGGGCGCCTTCGCTCTGCCCATCCTCCAGTCGCTGCTGAACTCGCCCCAGAGGCTCCACACCCTCGTGCTCACGCCCACCAGGGAGCTGGCGTTCCAGATCGCTGAGCAGTTCGAAGCTCTGGGCTCCAGCATCGGTGTGAAGTGCGGtacgtgttgtgtttgtgttgtgttgattgGAGGTGGGCTGGTGATGCACAGGACTTTGTGTGGGTCTCTTCTGATTTCCTTgtcttgtttgtgttgcagctgtCATCGTCGGTGGGATTGATATGATGTCCCAGTCGATGGTGCTGGCTAAGAAACCACACATTGTCATCGGTGAGTCCACATGACGACTCAAACTATTTCTTTAACTTTCTATGTATTCCCCATTTCAATCAGCTGATAGCTGTAGCATCCATGTGAGGATAAGTCATGACGTGTGTTCACAGCCACACCCGGTCGGCTGATCGACCACATGGAGAACACCAAGGGCTTCTCCCTCCGAGCGCTGAGGTTCCTGGTCATGGACGAGGCCGACAGAATCCTCAACATGGACTTTGAGACTGAGGTGGGTCGTCACATGGAAACaaccaaaacacacaacttGCATTTAGAGCTGGAGTCAACCAAAGAAAATCAAGAATGAATATAATGTCTAATCTGAGACTGTGGAATCTTATTTTCAGGTGGATAAAATCTTGAAGGTGATCCCCAGAGACAGACGCACCTTCTTGTTCTCCGCCACCATGACGAAAAAGGTAGAGAGACACTGGATTAACACAGAGAAcagctttgtttttgtgttactgGTTGTTAGCGCTGCAGATACACAACACCACTTGTGTATCTTCCCTTGATTTCCCCCCAGCACtcactttcttttatttgtttgtttttcaggtcCAGAAACTCCAGAGAGCCGCTCTGAAGGATCCGGTGAAGTGCTCAGTATCCACCAAATACTCCACAGTGGAAAAACTGCAGCAGTACTACATCTTCATCCCATCCAAGTACAAGGTGGTACACACAGAGACGTACTTTCCTGTTTCATGTTGTACAACTGAGATCGTATACTGCAAACAGTCCGTCCCCTGTTGGCCACGATACTGTAACTAAcctttaactgtgtgtgtgtttgtgtgtttgttttgtggcaGGACTGTTACCTGGTGTCCATCGTGAACGAGCTGGCCGGTAACTCCTTCATGATCTTCTGCAGCACCTGTAACAACGCCCAGCGGGTGGCGCTGTTGTTAAGGAACCTTGGAATCACTGCCATCCCTCTTCATGGTCAAATGAGTCAGGTAGagctacagagacacacaaacacacacacaaacacacactcacactacaGAAGAGGGCTGCACAAGATCTATCCACTCTCAGTATTTCTCTCAGCTCATGTGTTTCTGATGAAGCTCATTTCTGAAAATGCTGCTGATGCTCAGACCTCTCCACCGACAGCAACATTAATTATAAGACCAGGTCCTTACTGTTTGCAGAGCTGTCCGCTGTGATGCCTGCAGTGTTTAGTAAAATCAATAAGACCGAAAAATTAAGTCTACAATTCTCATTCTCTGTCATAATAGACAAAGGTTTTTAATACTGCTTCAGTGAAACATCAGCATTTTACTCATTTAACATTTTTTGCAGCCAGCATCGTGTGAATAGCTTCTGCTAGAACAGCACATTATAGCTCATTATGATGTAATTTGATTCTGTGAGTGATGAcctgtcccctctctctctctctctctctgtgaatcTTCCAGAACAAACGACTTGGAGCGCTGAACAAGTTCAAGTCGAAGTCTCGCTCGGTGCTGCTGGCGACCGACGTGGCGTCCAGAGGACTGGACATCCCCCACGTGGACTGTGTCATTAACTACGACATCCCCACTCACTCCAAGGTACCGAGCAGCTGACCTTCACgctgctgttttaaatgttaaattcttTTTTGGGATTGATTTGAATGGATTCGTCTTTTCCTCACAGGACTACATCCATAGAGTTGGTCGAACAGCCAGAGCCGGCCGGTCTGGGAAATCCATCACCTTCGTCACCCAGTAAGAGCTGGATTCATTTTCAATTCTCTTCTCCCCCCTTTTTATAATGCATAGCCTGATGTTAAAAGGTTAAAATTGAGTTTGACTGCAGGAAACTAACACATCCTCTGACCCTAGGTATGATGTGGAGCTGTTCCAGCGAATCGAAACCCTGATCGGGAAGAAACTTCCTGCTTTCCCGACCCAGGAGGATGAAGTGATGATGTTGGTGGAACGAGTGAGCGAAGCCCAGAGATTCGCCAGGCTGGTAAGGATGGATCAATGTGGTAGATAAAGGGTTCTGGAGTTAATCTGAAACTATATTGAAACTTTCAGCCCAATAAACTTCTATCTGAGAGGAATAATATAATCTCTCCCCTCCTCAGGAAATGAAAGAGCAAGGCGAGAAAAGGAAAAGGCCCAAACGAGGAGACGGAGACGAAGATGACACAGAACAATCAAGTGGAGTGAGGAAGaaagtgagaggtggagcaggagcaAGTGGAGGaatgggaggtggaggtggaggaggaggaggaagaggtggaggagcaagagaaagaggagggaagaaCCGGGGTGTGGGGGcctggaagaggaggacactgaAGCCTCTCACAttaacagactgtaaataaccaCAACGTGAATATCTGCCCTGTTATTGATGATGACGAATGACTAATGGACTATTTAATTCCAGAAAAACatgtctttctttccttcccccTTCTTTTCCCCatttgtaataaaatacaacTGTTAAACCAAAagcctgtggttgtgtgtgtgtgtttt
Above is a genomic segment from Pleuronectes platessa chromosome 16, fPlePla1.1, whole genome shotgun sequence containing:
- the ddx47 gene encoding probable ATP-dependent RNA helicase DDX47, translating into MADDIKEENVKTNTEETHDGSSSDEDEGEVKPIAIEAPVKSFKELGVTEVLCEACEQLGWKIPTPIQVESIPVALEGKDVIGLAETGSGKTGAFALPILQSLLNSPQRLHTLVLTPTRELAFQIAEQFEALGSSIGVKCAVIVGGIDMMSQSMVLAKKPHIVIATPGRLIDHMENTKGFSLRALRFLVMDEADRILNMDFETEVDKILKVIPRDRRTFLFSATMTKKVQKLQRAALKDPVKCSVSTKYSTVEKLQQYYIFIPSKYKDCYLVSIVNELAGNSFMIFCSTCNNAQRVALLLRNLGITAIPLHGQMSQNKRLGALNKFKSKSRSVLLATDVASRGLDIPHVDCVINYDIPTHSKDYIHRVGRTARAGRSGKSITFVTQYDVELFQRIETLIGKKLPAFPTQEDEVMMLVERVSEAQRFARLEMKEQGEKRKRPKRGDGDEDDTEQSSGVRKKVRGGAGASGGMGGGGGGGGGRGGGARERGGKNRGVGAWKRRTLKPLTLTDCK